A region from the Leptospirillum ferriphilum ML-04 genome encodes:
- a CDS encoding MlaE family ABC transporter permease gives MDFFRRKMLDLFQSMGDFTLMVSKSFRYMVTHFRTGDTLIQMDRIGVGSIPIVFLASIFAGLDMALQFEVVMAPYGARALLGKVVTTSIIRDMGPVLASLVMSARVTAGISSELGMMNSTQQIDALRVMGVDPLDRLVAPRIFAGIVMMPILSISGDFLALLAGLGISMAVGHVPAPLFWSGVRDALTAQNLTDAFLKPLFFGFILTSIGCYYGMKSASGAFGVGKSTTKAVVSAAIWILVANFLLSKLLINVWGLTG, from the coding sequence ATGGACTTTTTCCGACGGAAGATGCTGGATCTCTTCCAGTCCATGGGGGATTTTACACTCATGGTCTCAAAGAGCTTCCGTTACATGGTCACCCATTTTCGCACCGGAGACACCTTGATCCAGATGGACCGGATCGGGGTCGGGTCCATTCCGATCGTTTTTCTTGCCAGTATTTTCGCCGGACTCGACATGGCCCTCCAGTTTGAAGTTGTCATGGCCCCCTATGGAGCCCGGGCATTGCTCGGAAAAGTGGTGACAACCTCGATCATCCGGGACATGGGCCCCGTCCTGGCTTCGCTTGTCATGTCCGCCCGTGTCACGGCCGGTATTTCGTCCGAGCTCGGCATGATGAATTCTACCCAGCAGATCGACGCTCTTCGCGTCATGGGTGTCGATCCCCTGGACCGACTGGTCGCTCCCCGCATTTTTGCCGGAATCGTGATGATGCCCATCCTCAGCATCTCCGGGGATTTCCTGGCTCTTCTGGCAGGCCTCGGCATCTCCATGGCGGTCGGTCATGTGCCGGCCCCCCTGTTCTGGTCGGGTGTCCGGGACGCCCTGACGGCCCAGAACCTGACGGATGCTTTTCTGAAACCTCTTTTCTTCGGATTCATTCTTACATCGATCGGCTGTTATTACGGGATGAAAAGTGCGTCGGGCGCCTTTGGCGTTGGAAAGAGCACGACCAAGGCCGTCGTATCGGCGGCGATCTGGATTCTGGTGGCAAATTTTCTCCTGTCAAAACTCCTGATCAACGTCTGGGGATTAACCGGATGA
- a CDS encoding ABC transporter ATP-binding protein, with protein sequence MIQFEGVSLGYGDRVVVSDINMEVPDGKTMVILGDSGSGKSTLLKGILGILQPFSGRILVDGENVGQLDEKELLRYRQRIGMVFQEGALFDSLTVGENVGFWLWEHTDWSDEKIEERVRTLLRFVSLEQVIDQRPDALSGGMKRRVAIARAMAPQDPKVMLYDEPTTGLDPFTSRSICDLVRQVQSEFNVMSLVVTHDLHDAFRVGDLFSFIHDAKVILTGDRETIEQSTDPFVRTFLST encoded by the coding sequence ATGATCCAGTTTGAGGGGGTGTCCCTGGGGTATGGCGACCGGGTCGTTGTCAGTGACATCAACATGGAAGTTCCGGATGGAAAGACGATGGTCATTCTGGGAGACAGCGGATCCGGAAAGTCGACCCTTCTGAAAGGCATCCTCGGAATTCTCCAGCCTTTTTCAGGAAGGATCCTGGTGGATGGCGAGAACGTGGGACAACTGGATGAAAAAGAGCTGCTGCGTTATCGTCAGCGCATTGGAATGGTCTTCCAGGAAGGAGCCCTCTTCGACTCTCTGACGGTGGGAGAAAACGTCGGGTTCTGGCTCTGGGAACATACGGACTGGAGCGATGAAAAGATCGAGGAGCGCGTCCGCACACTGCTTCGTTTCGTCAGCCTCGAGCAGGTTATCGACCAGCGTCCCGATGCCCTCTCCGGCGGAATGAAGCGGCGGGTCGCCATTGCCCGCGCAATGGCCCCCCAGGACCCGAAAGTCATGCTTTATGATGAACCGACGACCGGACTGGATCCGTTTACCTCCCGCTCCATCTGCGATCTGGTCCGCCAGGTCCAGTCCGAGTTTAATGTGATGAGTCTCGTGGTGACGCACGATCTGCATGACGCATTTCGGGTCGGAGACCTGTTTTCGTTCATCCATGATGCGAAGGTCATTCTGACAGGGGATCGGGAAACGATCGAACAGTCGACGGATCCGTTTGTCCGGACTTTTCTGTCCACATGA
- a CDS encoding MlaD family protein, producing MKRSSNLKLSEIRVGLIVGISFLLGALAIVTYGKVQNLFSKQVPLTILFDNVRGLTVGAPVRISGMNSGFVKSIHFVRFHNQQLIQVRIRLSASRLPDLSEETSAVIRTQGLMGIKFLELIPGDLSKGPINPALPIYGKATLTMETVLGKGSDLVKNLKNLSISMQELMEQVREGHGTVGRFMTKPELYDNLDQATREIRSVAEDVNHGKGPVSSLIHSREMTRRLNDILRHLDGVMASLDDPQGSLGMLARDPATAGDLRTSIHAMAGILKDLKAGKGTAGQILVDPAMGQKMDATLDRVNALLDDMKKDPHKYFSVQVHVF from the coding sequence ATGAAACGGAGCAGCAATCTGAAGCTGTCCGAAATTCGAGTGGGACTGATCGTCGGGATCAGTTTTTTGTTGGGAGCCCTGGCGATCGTCACATACGGGAAGGTGCAGAACCTGTTTTCGAAACAGGTTCCCCTGACGATTCTGTTCGATAATGTCCGGGGGCTTACGGTGGGAGCACCGGTCCGGATTTCGGGGATGAACAGCGGCTTCGTCAAAAGCATCCATTTCGTCCGTTTCCATAACCAGCAGCTGATCCAGGTTCGTATTCGCCTTTCCGCGTCCCGCCTGCCGGACCTTTCGGAGGAGACATCGGCGGTGATACGGACTCAGGGGTTGATGGGGATCAAGTTTCTTGAACTGATTCCGGGAGATCTCTCAAAGGGGCCGATCAATCCTGCCCTTCCGATCTACGGAAAGGCAACCCTGACAATGGAGACCGTTCTGGGCAAGGGGTCGGATCTGGTCAAAAATCTCAAGAATCTTTCGATTTCCATGCAGGAGCTCATGGAGCAGGTCCGGGAGGGACACGGAACAGTCGGGCGTTTCATGACGAAACCCGAGCTGTATGATAATCTCGATCAGGCGACGCGCGAGATCCGTTCGGTTGCGGAGGACGTGAATCATGGAAAGGGCCCCGTGTCTTCCCTGATTCACTCCAGAGAGATGACCCGGCGTCTGAACGATATTCTCCGGCATCTCGACGGTGTCATGGCTTCTCTTGATGATCCGCAGGGTTCCCTCGGAATGCTTGCCCGGGATCCCGCGACAGCCGGGGATCTCCGGACATCGATCCATGCGATGGCCGGAATCCTGAAGGACCTCAAGGCCGGAAAGGGAACCGCGGGCCAGATTCTGGTGGACCCGGCGATGGGGCAGAAGATGGACGCAACTCTGGATCGTGTCAATGCGCTTCTGGATGATATGAAAAAAGATCCTCACAAGTACTTTTCCGTCCAGGTGCACGTTTTTTGA
- a CDS encoding metallophosphoesterase, with protein MRIRTFIVLVFGGYTLLEAGVAAWLDHAGVSSAGIGIYLLLTLTMPFYLRMAFARNWPRPLWLMPLFFGHFFLSGMFLLSVALLDMAGHVFHLLGQGGWASNLLSPVFQAKGVAAMAVLILGTVVVNRFRGPAVHQRTVEIPGLAPELSGFRILQVSDVHVGMFESASTLQSLRRTIESVSADLLVFTGDMIDRRLTELDRFLSFFGDLSSPEGVYCVLGNHEYWIDGPAVKKRLEENGWGVLENRSVPISRGGRTLFLVGISDPASEREDGTGGPDPAKAFQNVHPENGDMVVVLAHNPGLWNDLRPYPATLTLSGHTHGGQIGFPWGRWSLATLFYDFDRGLFRREEKGVSQWLLVNVGTGYFGVPVRLGVSSAVELVTLVSV; from the coding sequence ATGCGTATAAGGACGTTTATCGTTCTTGTTTTTGGGGGATACACGCTTCTCGAAGCCGGGGTGGCGGCATGGCTTGACCATGCGGGAGTCTCATCTGCCGGAATCGGGATTTACCTGCTTCTGACCCTGACCATGCCATTCTACCTCAGGATGGCGTTTGCCAGGAACTGGCCACGTCCTCTCTGGCTCATGCCCCTGTTTTTTGGTCACTTTTTCCTTTCCGGGATGTTTCTCCTGTCTGTCGCCCTTCTGGACATGGCAGGCCATGTTTTTCATCTTCTGGGACAAGGTGGATGGGCTTCGAATCTTCTCTCTCCCGTCTTCCAGGCGAAAGGTGTCGCGGCGATGGCCGTTCTGATCCTCGGAACGGTCGTGGTGAACCGTTTCCGGGGCCCTGCCGTGCACCAGAGGACGGTGGAGATTCCCGGCCTTGCCCCGGAGCTGTCAGGGTTTCGGATTCTGCAGGTGTCCGACGTCCACGTCGGGATGTTCGAATCCGCTTCCACACTCCAGTCCCTTCGAAGGACCATTGAATCCGTCTCCGCCGATCTCCTGGTGTTTACAGGGGACATGATCGACCGGCGCTTGACGGAACTGGACCGGTTTCTGTCTTTTTTCGGGGATCTCTCTTCACCGGAAGGAGTGTATTGCGTTCTGGGGAATCATGAATACTGGATCGACGGTCCGGCGGTCAAAAAGCGCCTTGAGGAAAACGGGTGGGGGGTTCTGGAAAATCGGAGCGTTCCGATCTCCCGGGGGGGCCGGACGCTCTTCCTCGTGGGGATCAGTGACCCTGCCTCGGAAAGAGAGGATGGAACGGGCGGGCCGGATCCGGCCAAAGCGTTTCAGAACGTTCATCCGGAAAACGGGGATATGGTGGTTGTATTGGCCCACAATCCCGGCCTTTGGAACGACCTTCGCCCCTACCCGGCGACCTTGACCCTTTCCGGCCACACGCATGGAGGTCAGATCGGGTTTCCCTGGGGAAGATGGAGCTTGGCAACCCTCTTTTATGACTTTGACAGGGGGCTGTTTCGGCGGGAGGAGAAGGGGGTTTCCCAGTGGCTTCTCGTCAATGTGGGTACAGGTTATTTCGGTGTTCCCGTGAGACTCGGCGTGTCTTCGGCGGTGGAACTTGTCACGCTGGTGTCGGTCTGA
- a CDS encoding diguanylate cyclase domain-containing protein, with the protein MRTEDADPPKAPDPREKMTLPPEILTPLLNPLKQHLPDLAILQCARREPDKPGWTTWVLLGDEAPLSGLDCWLTRTIENGMPLTWEGPFPEEETPFFRWAKKKGFSSFALHPLPAPFRNTIALLGTRNPDFLSALPDPLLSWVLSIASLAASLRGEAQTQRGKVVDDRYRRLFLHAPDGLFLVDPVSLKVLEGNPIFADMTGDFFRELLPGASLAALWNTTEDDLHHVVDRLRKSGDPIQNQKRTLLRKDGTFLHTSANMTLVPGPEDEHLLVQVRDITARVEMEGLNEIFATLDQMLLAGAPLEALLHTLLGGIQKLFFFFSIHFCRPHPDGSLELLHSFSRSKSFEDAIQGLASRIRWNEEQPSNETSVGMALRTRTTRFMEKGESGTPLLQKVFSRFNIDATVSIPVLRGEGKIPWGTITITLPRGERISPEKIAILEKIATRISLAFERHEELSQIRLQKSAMECIPVPMAITDPGGEIEWCNDAFQKRVSSDILRMVGNVPEFLVRGGERDELARQIWNTLNGGSFFSGEIRHAAKNGDVSVTDTLITAIRNENGDIRHLILTETDISEKKRLEDILKRQAWSDGLTGLPNRTHLEILMDEAIHRSRLSGKGVAVCFFDLDGFKPVNDRFGHAFGDRILVEVSHRLQNSVRSGDTVARLGGDEFVLLLEEIDRNATIHQLLARILESIARPFEAPGTPLSLTASIGVTIYPEDLSPSDVLLRHADHALYQAKEDGRNRFVLFRPETPRTMQPDAGHLPEVFPVRSGEEKRALLLDPELDLSSGRISGIHIRQDARELDRPPDTPPDNLSRWSRYRDEQFSLLRQGLRILSDLEKEGFDQTVTIPVDARLLIEPGFLSTLEHMVQTMGLLNLSRLELALESTKTMDKPGDPAGIFLRYREKGFSLCLDDCLGQSLHAMEQIRAWPLSRVRIHPSLTREISENDKALVIFDSLVHLAQAYGQNVIAAGVDDRDTLRLVLRSSARFFQGSLLSPPLEPEQLRNSLKALSSQTPGTGTPQPKPDFFLLMGTMQHQRAIRRLLELLETGRPFPYSLEEVDSPRTCYLGRWLDSQRTDRLAGDPLFQETVRLHARAHALTGQILRLHQAGKLQEARSLVPEILVCRNSILDTLPFFSTDSPTQRP; encoded by the coding sequence ATGCGGACTGAAGATGCGGACCCACCAAAGGCACCGGACCCCCGGGAAAAGATGACTCTCCCGCCTGAAATCCTCACCCCGCTTCTGAACCCCCTGAAACAACACTTGCCTGATCTCGCCATTCTCCAGTGCGCGCGCCGGGAACCGGACAAACCCGGATGGACGACCTGGGTCCTGCTCGGAGACGAGGCACCCCTGTCCGGTCTCGACTGTTGGCTGACAAGGACGATTGAGAACGGGATGCCTCTTACATGGGAGGGACCGTTTCCGGAAGAAGAGACCCCTTTCTTCCGATGGGCGAAAAAAAAGGGCTTTTCCTCCTTTGCGCTTCATCCTCTTCCCGCTCCTTTCCGGAACACGATCGCCCTTCTCGGGACAAGGAACCCCGATTTTCTTTCGGCCCTTCCGGATCCGCTTTTGTCCTGGGTTCTCTCAATTGCATCGCTGGCCGCATCTCTCCGCGGGGAGGCCCAGACACAGCGCGGAAAAGTGGTGGATGACCGCTACCGGCGACTCTTCCTCCATGCACCCGATGGACTTTTCCTGGTGGACCCGGTGAGCCTGAAGGTTCTGGAGGGAAATCCCATCTTTGCGGATATGACAGGGGATTTTTTCCGTGAACTTTTGCCCGGGGCCTCCCTCGCCGCTCTCTGGAACACCACCGAAGACGATCTTCACCACGTGGTCGATCGCCTCAGAAAATCCGGGGACCCAATCCAGAACCAGAAACGGACTCTTCTCCGGAAAGATGGAACATTTCTTCATACCAGCGCGAACATGACACTGGTTCCGGGACCGGAAGACGAGCACCTTCTCGTGCAGGTCCGGGACATTACCGCACGCGTTGAAATGGAAGGATTGAATGAAATCTTTGCCACGCTTGACCAGATGCTTCTCGCGGGAGCCCCGCTCGAAGCCCTTCTGCACACTCTTCTCGGGGGCATTCAAAAACTGTTTTTCTTCTTCTCCATCCATTTCTGCCGTCCCCATCCGGACGGGTCCCTGGAACTCCTCCACTCGTTTTCCCGTTCGAAGAGCTTTGAAGACGCCATTCAGGGTCTGGCCTCCCGCATCCGCTGGAATGAGGAGCAGCCGTCCAACGAAACCTCTGTCGGGATGGCCCTCCGGACCCGCACGACCCGTTTTATGGAGAAAGGTGAATCCGGAACACCCCTCCTCCAAAAGGTCTTTTCCCGGTTCAACATAGACGCAACCGTGTCAATCCCGGTTCTCCGGGGAGAAGGGAAAATCCCCTGGGGAACGATCACCATCACCTTGCCCCGGGGAGAGAGAATTTCCCCCGAAAAAATCGCCATTCTGGAAAAAATCGCGACCCGCATCTCCCTGGCCTTTGAACGGCATGAAGAACTCTCCCAGATCCGTCTCCAGAAAAGCGCCATGGAATGCATACCTGTTCCGATGGCCATCACCGATCCCGGAGGAGAAATCGAATGGTGCAACGACGCGTTCCAGAAACGCGTCTCGTCGGACATTCTCCGGATGGTCGGCAATGTCCCGGAGTTTTTGGTTCGGGGAGGAGAAAGAGACGAGCTGGCCCGTCAGATCTGGAATACGCTGAACGGAGGCTCCTTTTTTTCAGGCGAAATCCGGCATGCGGCAAAAAACGGAGACGTTTCGGTCACGGATACCCTGATTACGGCCATTCGGAACGAAAACGGGGACATCCGGCACCTGATCCTGACGGAAACCGACATCTCGGAAAAAAAACGTCTGGAAGACATTTTGAAAAGACAAGCGTGGAGCGACGGCCTGACGGGCCTTCCCAACAGGACCCATCTGGAAATTCTGATGGACGAAGCCATCCATCGGTCACGCCTTTCCGGAAAGGGGGTGGCCGTCTGCTTCTTCGATCTGGACGGATTCAAACCCGTCAACGACCGCTTTGGCCATGCCTTCGGAGACCGGATTCTGGTCGAGGTGAGCCACAGGCTTCAGAACTCTGTCCGAAGCGGTGATACCGTCGCCCGTCTGGGGGGGGACGAGTTCGTCCTGCTTCTCGAGGAAATCGACCGGAATGCGACGATTCACCAGCTCCTCGCCCGAATTCTCGAATCGATCGCCCGTCCCTTCGAAGCGCCGGGAACGCCTCTCAGCCTCACGGCAAGCATCGGTGTCACAATCTATCCCGAAGACCTTTCCCCCTCCGACGTCCTCCTTCGTCACGCCGATCATGCCCTGTATCAGGCCAAGGAAGACGGGAGAAACCGGTTTGTCCTTTTCCGTCCGGAGACTCCGAGAACCATGCAACCGGATGCCGGACATCTTCCGGAGGTCTTCCCTGTCCGGTCCGGGGAGGAGAAAAGAGCCCTCTTGCTGGATCCGGAGCTGGATCTGTCTTCCGGACGGATCTCCGGAATTCACATCCGGCAGGACGCGCGGGAATTGGACAGACCGCCGGACACCCCTCCGGACAACCTGTCCAGATGGTCTCGCTATCGGGATGAACAGTTCTCCTTGCTGAGACAGGGACTCCGCATTCTCTCGGATCTGGAAAAGGAAGGATTTGATCAGACAGTGACCATTCCCGTCGACGCAAGGCTTTTGATCGAACCGGGATTTCTCTCCACCCTGGAACACATGGTCCAGACAATGGGACTTTTAAACCTCTCCCGACTGGAACTTGCCCTGGAGTCGACAAAAACCATGGACAAACCGGGTGACCCCGCGGGAATCTTCCTGCGTTATCGGGAAAAAGGATTCTCCCTCTGTCTGGATGATTGTCTGGGGCAGTCTCTCCATGCCATGGAACAGATCCGGGCCTGGCCACTGTCCCGGGTCCGCATCCATCCCTCCCTGACACGGGAGATTTCGGAAAACGACAAAGCACTCGTCATCTTCGACAGTCTGGTCCATCTCGCCCAGGCCTACGGACAAAACGTCATTGCGGCCGGTGTCGATGACCGGGACACCCTCCGACTGGTTCTCCGTTCCAGTGCCCGATTCTTTCAGGGCTCTCTCCTCTCCCCGCCTCTCGAACCCGAACAACTCCGGAACTCACTGAAGGCCTTGTCCAGCCAGACTCCCGGGACGGGCACCCCCCAGCCCAAGCCGGACTTTTTTCTTCTCATGGGAACGATGCAGCACCAGCGGGCGATCCGCCGACTTCTGGAGCTTCTGGAAACAGGACGTCCCTTTCCTTATTCCCTGGAAGAAGTCGATAGCCCCCGCACCTGCTACCTGGGAAGATGGCTCGATTCCCAGCGAACAGACCGGTTGGCCGGAGATCCCCTCTTCCAGGAAACCGTCCGCCTGCATGCCCGCGCCCACGCCCTCACCGGTCAGATTCTCCGTCTGCACCAGGCAGGAAAACTGCAGGAAGCCCGGTCACTGGTACCAGAAATTCTGGTCTGCCGGAACAGCATCCTCGACACACTTCCCTTCTTTTCGACCGACTCTCCGACACAACGCCCCTGA
- the pdxA gene encoding 4-hydroxythreonine-4-phosphate dehydrogenase PdxA: MASPSERHTDSLAPLAITMGDPAGIGPEIIVKGWLENEIRDLPRIVIGDPDLIAEVARKYSPELLVQQIDSPEHAPRDPGILGVLLPEHEDILEPVSPGTSQVMAGRWAYYCVRTGVELAMAGRVAGIVTAPLNKKVLHAAGFNYPGHTELIAHLTNTPRYGMMLVGGPLKVILVTTHIPFREIAGKITKERVLETIQLAREAMDMLKIASPKIAVAALNPHAGEASLFGDEEKTCIFPAILEARAEGIEVEGPLPADTLYAKAAQGRFDIVVSQYHDQGLIPLKMLSFGQGINVTVGIPIIRTSVDHGTAYDIVGKGIAQPGSLIKAIRLAGQLTEGRMVTRT, translated from the coding sequence ATGGCAAGTCCGTCCGAGCGACACACTGACTCTCTGGCACCTCTGGCTATCACCATGGGCGATCCGGCCGGAATCGGTCCGGAAATTATCGTCAAGGGATGGCTTGAAAACGAAATTCGCGACCTTCCACGCATCGTGATCGGCGACCCCGACCTGATCGCGGAAGTGGCCCGAAAATATTCTCCGGAACTTCTTGTCCAGCAAATTGATTCACCGGAACATGCGCCCCGCGATCCGGGCATTCTCGGGGTTCTTCTTCCCGAACATGAAGACATTCTTGAACCCGTCTCTCCCGGAACAAGCCAGGTGATGGCGGGACGATGGGCGTACTATTGCGTCCGGACGGGGGTGGAACTCGCGATGGCCGGGAGAGTCGCCGGGATCGTCACCGCCCCCCTGAACAAAAAAGTCCTGCACGCGGCCGGCTTCAACTATCCTGGACACACCGAACTGATCGCCCACCTTACCAACACCCCCAGATACGGGATGATGCTGGTCGGAGGTCCCCTCAAGGTCATCCTTGTCACAACGCACATTCCTTTCCGTGAAATTGCGGGGAAAATCACCAAGGAACGCGTTCTGGAAACCATCCAGCTGGCGCGGGAAGCCATGGACATGCTGAAGATCGCCTCGCCCAAGATTGCGGTGGCGGCCCTGAACCCTCATGCCGGCGAAGCTTCTCTCTTTGGAGACGAGGAAAAAACGTGCATCTTTCCCGCCATTCTGGAAGCCCGGGCCGAAGGGATCGAGGTTGAAGGCCCTCTCCCGGCAGACACCCTTTACGCCAAAGCGGCCCAGGGCCGATTCGACATCGTTGTTTCCCAGTATCACGACCAGGGATTGATCCCCCTGAAAATGCTGTCTTTCGGACAGGGCATCAACGTGACCGTCGGTATTCCGATCATCCGGACGTCGGTTGATCACGGGACCGCCTACGACATCGTCGGGAAAGGGATCGCCCAGCCCGGGAGCCTGATCAAGGCCATTCGGCTGGCTGGCCAGCTGACGGAGGGACGGATGGTGACCCGGACCTGA
- a CDS encoding cation diffusion facilitator family transporter, which yields MKTILARLRTPAGTLTLALTINTFLSILKIGWGHSIHSAGMIADGYHALLDSVSDLICLVGVSMANRPPDENHPYGHGKFEPLAQVAVSVFLFLTGYEVLSRSWESFRGGQVVLFTLPSLLVMLLSMGLQLFLVRFERRVGETSGNSLVKADALHIRSDLFASVAVVAGLLASHWGYPRVDPVVGFLIAVLIAHAGYELLREGTQVLSDKRLMDPEDIIRIASSVEGVMECHSVRSRGSDSQIYMDLNIHVDDSLTVAEAHAISHEVEEAIRRHHPAVAEVIVHIEPFREEHLHGKSVRATH from the coding sequence ATGAAGACGATTCTCGCGCGTTTACGGACACCCGCAGGCACCTTGACGCTGGCCCTCACCATCAATACCTTTCTGTCCATCCTCAAGATCGGATGGGGACATTCCATCCATTCCGCAGGAATGATTGCAGATGGATACCATGCCCTCCTGGATTCGGTTTCGGACCTGATCTGCCTTGTCGGAGTCTCCATGGCAAACCGGCCCCCGGACGAAAATCATCCCTATGGACATGGCAAGTTCGAACCCCTGGCACAGGTCGCGGTGAGTGTCTTTCTGTTTCTGACAGGATACGAAGTCCTGTCCCGCAGCTGGGAATCCTTCCGGGGGGGGCAGGTCGTCCTCTTTACACTGCCGTCCCTCCTTGTCATGCTATTATCGATGGGGCTCCAGCTTTTCCTCGTCCGTTTCGAACGTCGCGTCGGTGAGACGTCGGGGAACAGCCTGGTGAAAGCCGACGCCCTGCATATCCGCTCCGATCTTTTTGCATCGGTCGCTGTTGTGGCAGGGCTTCTTGCCTCGCACTGGGGATACCCGAGGGTGGATCCCGTCGTGGGATTTCTGATCGCTGTCCTGATCGCCCACGCCGGATATGAACTGCTCCGGGAAGGCACGCAGGTCCTGTCGGACAAACGTCTGATGGATCCGGAAGACATTATTCGCATCGCCTCCTCCGTCGAGGGGGTGATGGAATGCCATTCCGTTCGTTCCCGGGGGTCGGATTCCCAGATTTACATGGATCTCAACATCCACGTCGATGACAGTCTGACCGTCGCAGAAGCCCACGCCATTTCCCACGAAGTGGAGGAGGCCATCCGCCGGCATCATCCGGCTGTGGCCGAAGTCATCGTTCACATAGAACCTTTCAGGGAGGAACATCTCCATGGCAAGTCCGTCCGAGCGACACACTGA